The sequence CGTGCGCACGGATCGCTACAAGTTCATCCGCTACGACGAGCTAAAGGGAATGGACGAACTGTACGACCTGCAGGCAGATCCGCATGAGTTGCGGAACCTGCTCCCTGATAGCGCACCGCCTGGCCTACGCGACGAGCTGTCGGCGCGAGTGGACCGGTTACTGAAACGGCCCGCCGGCAAGCCGACGCCGTAACGGGCGTCAGCTCACCGCGCGTTCAGTCGTTGCTGCACCATGCGGCGCAGCGTGCCGTCCTCGAGATACCGGCGCAGATACTTTCCGGGGCAGCCGGTCTCGGCGTAGTTGTAGTGGCCACCAATGCGATCGATGGGCAGGTTGTTGGCTTTCAACGCCCACGCCATCAAATCGGCGATGGCCTCCAGCTGCCCGACACTCGGTTCCTGCACGTCGTAGTTGCCGATCATGCTGATGAGAAAGTGTCCGCCGGGATCGTAGGTGGTGTTGGTCTCGCCCTGAAAGTGCCAGTCTCGTCCCTCGAACACGCGTCCGTCGAGGTCGAGCAGAAAGTGATAGGGCACATCCCACCAGTTGCGATCGCTGGCGCCCCATGACTGCAGGTTGCGCAGTCGCTGGGCCGGGTCATCGGCCCGCGTGAGCGGCTTGCTGTCGCCGGTGTGATGCAGCGTGACGTGCGAGATGGCGTGCGGAATGCGCAATCGCATATCGGCGCCACCGGCGATACTGGCATTGGCAATAGTGGCGGGCAATGACGCGATCGTAGCCACCTCGAGGGCGACCAGTCCGGCGCCGAGTTCACCGGGGCCGTAGATCGCGACGACGGCGCGGTGAAAGCCGCGCCAGTTGAACGCCGAACCCTCGCGCACCACGCGTTCCTCGCTCGCACCGTTGGTGGCGAGCCTCACGCGCGCTACGTCGACGGGCTTCTCGCCACTCGAGTCGACCAGGGTTTGCAGCACAGTGACCGTGAGCTCGCGAAACGAGAGTGAGTCGCCGGCCTTCTTGTTGCGGCGCGCTGCATCGGCGGGGATGCCGAGCGGCGGCTTCGCCTGCCACACGCTGTGGGGGATGACCGACGGTGGCCCCGCGGGTTGAGCAACGAGGGCCGTCGCCCAGACGAGCGAACACAGGCCGACAAGCGGCAGTCGTGGAAATCGCATGCTGTCGAATATGGGGGTTTCCCGGTAGCTTCGCGCATATGACCCGTCGCCGCGGGACCGCCCGCGACTTCACCGTGGTATTGGAGACCAGTGTATGACGCTGCAGCGCCTGATCGGTTCCTCTTTGGCGATCGCCATCTTCGTCGCCGCGCCGGCTGGCGCACAAACGCCCGCGCAGCATGACAGTGCGGTCCGCGCGGTGGCACGAAGCGGCGGGCTCCCGCTGGCTACGCCGCGTACACTCCGATTCACGACCGACGAAGCGTCGTGGATGTCCCTCGACGTGTCGCCCGACGGGAAGACGATCGCTTTCGACATTCTGGGCGACCTGTATACGCTACCGATTGCGGGGGGAACGGCGACCCGCATTACCAGCGGCACTGGCTGGGATCAACAGCCCCGCTTCTCGCCCGACGGCAAGCACCTCGTGTTCGTGAGCGACCGGAACGGGTCGAAGAACGTGTGGATCGCAAACGCCGACGGATCGAAGCCGCGTCTGATCACGCGCAGTGAGCGGATCAACTTCGCCTCGCCGATCTGGTCGGCCGACGGGCAGTACATCATCGCGACACGCGTGGGGCAGTTGTGGATGTTCAACACGAGTGGTGGCTCGGGTGTGCAGCTGACCGGACTGCGCGCCGAGGGGGCTGCTGCGCCCACGGGTGCAGTGCCCTCGCATCTGGCCGCCGCGCCGTCGGGCGATGCGCGCTACCTGTGGGTGAACGTGAGTGGCGGCGTACCGGCAACACTGGCGAGCGCCTTGCACGACGATCACGCGTCCTCGGCGCGTGAAGAGTTGGAGGAGCACGAGGCGCGCAGCAATGCGCGTCGGGTGGGGCAGTATCAGATCGCGCAATTCGAACGCAGCTCGGGGCGTACATTGGTGCGCACCAACGAGGTGGAGGGAGCGTTTCGTCCGGTGGCGAGTCCCGACGGCAAATGGCTGGTGTATGCCACCCGCTATGATGCGCGCGGCGCGCTCAAGCTCCGCGATCTAAGCACCGGCGCTGAACGGTGGCTGGT is a genomic window of Gemmatimonas sp. containing:
- a CDS encoding N-acetylmuramoyl-L-alanine amidase; the protein is MRFPRLPLVGLCSLVWATALVAQPAGPPSVIPHSVWQAKPPLGIPADAARRNKKAGDSLSFRELTVTVLQTLVDSSGEKPVDVARVRLATNGASEERVVREGSAFNWRGFHRAVVAIYGPGELGAGLVALEVATIASLPATIANASIAGGADMRLRIPHAISHVTLHHTGDSKPLTRADDPAQRLRNLQSWGASDRNWWDVPYHFLLDLDGRVFEGRDWHFQGETNTTYDPGGHFLISMIGNYDVQEPSVGQLEAIADLMAWALKANNLPIDRIGGHYNYAETGCPGKYLRRYLEDGTLRRMVQQRLNAR